From Brassica rapa cultivar Chiifu-401-42 chromosome A06, CAAS_Brap_v3.01, whole genome shotgun sequence:
TGTTGAAATTTAGCGTGACGAGAAGGACATGATTGAACTTGTCAGAAGCTGTCCGACGGATTTCAAAGAGTATTACATTCAAATGCAAGCAGCTAAGCGAAGCCAAGCACCTCTTGCGGCCCAGGTAATTTGTGCTTTTcatagttgttgttgttttgttttcttcaacTACGAATCATAGTTTGATGTATTCTCGCAATGCTTTAGATGGTGGATGACCAGATAGTTCTTGACAAAACTGTACTTGACAAAGTATCTATGTGGAAGAAAAGCAAAGGACTTCCCGATAAGGCTGTTGTTGGCCATGTTTGTTTGGGAACAAAATGTGATTACCATCAGATCGACGACGTTTTCATATGCCAAGAGACTGGAAATGTTCATGGTATGAAATGAAAAGAGCGctgtaaaaaaatatgaatttgcTTGTGTTGTTTAAACTTATCCTTTTGTGTTTTGTGGTCTTGTAAACAGTATGTGATGACAACTGCAAGGAAGTAATATTTTGTCGGGAGAGTGGGAACATGGTGTGTACTATCTCAGGGCTTTGTTCTGAAAGTTTGCTCGTACAAGATGATTCAGACGCAGATGAGGAAGAAGCTGAACAAGAAGCTGAAGTATTAACAGGAAGAGGCCGATTTGGTACATATCTGTCTCCTTCTGTTCTGTTTATACTCTTTATCTCCAACATATAAGTGAACGGTGGTGATGTATCTACTTAGGTCGAGCTTTTGAATTTGGATACAACTGCGAGAGTGAGCAGGAGTTAGATCGCTCCTTTGGGTTCTGCTGATCAAAAGTCTCAGCCTTTTCGTTCAGTTTCAGAATCTTTACTGTCTCAATACCAAGTCTGCATGTGTTCTTCACGGTAAAACATCTGTGGAGTGCAATGAATCAAAAGTAGATGATGTTTTCTTTGtagtctttatgtttctttgtaaTTTATGCAGATCTGTCTGTAATTTGCTATACAATCGCCCTTACAAAAATGTTTACATGTAGTGATTAAGTTCCATCTTTCTCCAGTATATGATGTTGGTAATTAGTTGATTGATTCCACAATAATGCGTCAACTAAATTTCTATTATCATTTTAATATATCAATTTTTATACATCTGACATTCTGACATAATATATTAACTTAATTTTCTGATTTTCATTTGACTCTTAAACttcattttttatctattaGAACCTTTTTTTTGAACcgcatatctatactattaaagcaggatcttATTGTTCTTTTTACATTAGCATGCACTTTCctttactaacattgcatgtttcattaatggcaatcaagtaatataaataacacatctatattgggtcattattttcgGATCCAGTCCACATCAGATCTCTCTTGGACCATTTGGGCCGATTAAGAAATCAGATAtaattctcacatttttttcctttggccattgagtccaagttcgaataatttttttcaactattcttaattattattattttttttcttaatataatttaagcattcataaaaataattgaattttttcattgaaaagtataaatctttattaaaagtatataatttttttaattaaaatattaaccagataataaattaatttatcagagttataccaaattaattcattaaagaaataaagtttaattttttaaacataaatagtcatttaaaatgaaatacgataaataaagataaaaagtttaagtcttttataaaataaaacacaaatatatgaaaatgtgacatttactaaatatttgtcaattgaaaaaaaaaaaaaaaacctccgcgctttgaaagcgcggatcaaaatctagtctactctattaaaatagagtcctattttttatctaccatacacAAGTCTATATTAGACTATTCattaaaaatttaactaaacatcctaaaattactcatatataatattctcctaacaaaaaaaaacatctaaacaataacatttctaaaaaaatataaatatattgtcattaggtaattatcatttgactgtttatcatatttaatattgaccatattttatatatttcagtaactaattttgaaattaaatagtatagCCCAATTCTTTTTAAactatcaaattaaatttttatgtaaaacaaaataaataatattttattggctgtaacattttatgtttgatattttagtaaaataaaaatattaaactgaaatataatatattaaataaaataatattttaaaatataaaataataatttcatttattcACATAAAAACATTTCGAGAATAAGTATAagtaatatatgtattatgtatatatggatatatgtatatatatatatgtataattaattgtGGAATTTACAATTTTTGTGGAACCCCATAGATAAAGATTCTTAAAAGAAGGTTTTAAGAATTCTTAAAACCCCTTATTTATGGGGTTCTACAATAATTGTGGATTCCataattatttacatatatatatacacataatacatatattaagaacTCTAACAGGAAGAACCTCAATCGAAGATGGTCTTACCTTTTGATGTTTCTCTCTGCTAATGTTTAGCtgttaattaatttttgcaGCAAGAGATTTTTCCAAAAAAACACCGATGCTGGTGCTCCAAGAGCATTATTAACCCAGCACCCCATTTGGGatgtttatttttctcttttttcttttttttttcttttttctgattaaaaaaatttaaaaccactcAATATTTGAAAATAGTGGGACCCACTCatccattattttatttttatttttaaagctcCCATGGTTAAGCTTCCATGGTTAATGATGGCCTAAGAGCAGGTGCTAAGAGGAGTGCTTAAGGGTGGGTTCCACCAAAAAAGGAGAAGCAGCGATGCCAAAAACGCCAGATCTGGCGCCGGTGCTTGAGCTGTATCGCGGGCCCCActgacacgtggcggcccgcaaTTTGTtcgttttatttattattttttttaaatcagagaaaaaaccaaaaaaaaaaaaaaaaaaaattaagcaccCCACTTGGGGTGCTAGGGTTAAAGATGCTCTAAAGAGCTTAAAAGTCAGAAGGGTTTTAATGTGGGATAGTTAGTTGAGAGGGGTGTACAGAAGTCAACCCATATTAATTTGCATATTAATTTTGATAACTCTTTAGCTTTGTATTGATCTCGATCCAATTGGAATCTTATTTTACTTTGTATTAATATCCTAATAAATATAGTCAAAAGAACAGATCTCTTTCCCATCTTCTTAAAAATTATGAGCTCTGCCTTTGTAAATATAGTAAATCATAATCTTTTAGAACCATCTTTTTGAACATCTATATGATATAGAAAAATTATATGAATACTAGCTAATACACATTCATAACAAAAATACACTTTAAAAGATATTACTAAGCAAATAACAAATAAGGAAATTTCAACAAATTTCTaacagttaaaatttaaaatagattatAAATGATTATGTTATGCATGAAATCtactaaaaattttagaatcaattatATCAAATTTGTACCATATCTCAAATATTCTCACAGTTTTCatgtaataaagaaaaataaatgaaagttAGTTACTTTACTTTTTTGAACGAAATTAGATAATTTACTATAGATTATAACTAAAAGCTTCgtcagaaaaataaaatttttttttcatgtattataCACCCATATCAGCTTCAGTACTACATATTATAGTCAATTAAATCAAGTTTTATaaagttttagatttttaaataaatcaaatattaattaGCATTAGTACAAATCATCATCTTAATTTATTGTAcctattattaataaaactatttGATATTAGTCAGAATTCATCGAATATTTacaatgttttttaaaatatgaatatttttttatatatcttctCGGTTGATCCAGTCGGCTCCGGGAGGAACACACTTAATGCTGTGAACTGGCTATCACACTATCAGCTCAGAGTTCGGAATAATCTTTCGactaatataaaattatcttatacaattttagaaaacaaaaacaaaaattcattCTGATACAAATATGTTTCTAGTAAATAACAATTATACATCCAATAAGTCACTGAtaagtaaaaactaaaattaaatactAAACACATAAATTAATTGCTTATGTCACTCAAATAACGATATAACTACgaaatatgattaaaaaattCTTAATAGTATTTATATGCATCTAGAAATTTATacaacaataattaaaaaatattatatttacaaataCAATGTTATactttataaatctatattattatttgtgaaGTGCTTTCGTATTCGagttctcacgttaaaagttagattgattaatatcgtttatacatTTAGTGAATAGAATATAGTATAAATTAgccataaaataaaaatgaatttgatTTTTTGATTAGATtgagtgattaaaattaataataataataattacccaaaatctaaaaatatattttaatataaaaacataattcatatataatatattgtgctgttatctaaaaaatattttaataaaaatggttaatattataaaaaaacagaaaacatataactaaatattaatcgagtagagtaaaattattattaattttgtataatTGAAAACAGAATATTGactgatttttaatatttatttctatataaTCTATATAGTGTACaatcaaattttgaagaaaattataatatgtaagaattttcaaatgaaaatgtagataataatatatcattatattttttaactattgatttattaacaaataattataaaatatttatggacCCAAGCGCTAAGGAAAGGAAACACCTGCTAAACAATATAGAGAAAGTTTTTGATGCACCGAATGCAGATAAACACAAACAGAAAAGAAATGTATTAAATATTACAACGACAAAAATGGTAATAAATCTAGAGAACAAGTTTATATACAGACATAATACAGCAACGCACTAGACTCACAAAGGCCAAAGCTGCAAAACTAGGAAGAGAGATGGAAAACAACAAGTCCTCCGGCGACAAGTCTTCACTTAAACCGATCCGTTGCAAAGGTTAGTGTAGAGGAAAGAAAGGCCCTCTATCTATAAGTGTCGTTCATTGACTAGCGTTGACTTTTATGTTTCTATGGCAGCGGCGGTTTGTAGGAAGGCCGGAGAGCCACTAGTGATGGAAGAAATCCTGGTTGCGCCGCCGCAGCCTCACGAGGTTCGGATCCGAATCATTTGTACAGCTCTATGCCACAGTGACATCACCTTCTGGAAACTCCAAGTattctcttttttcttctcttctatggTTCATGATTTTAGCTATTATTCTCTGTTTACATgaaaaaagtttatttaaaatcattgaaGACATCAAAAACGGAAAAAATGAATTTACATGATGTTATTTCTTGATAAAATGTTTCAGTATTTCACGATTTTCGGTAGATCCAAAATTAGTTCTTTAACGTATGTATCAGACTCAGTATTGACCCAATGACCATTGatagtatttttaatttttattgagTAAAATATTATCGGATTAATATATTGTGGTCGTTGTTACTTTACAATCAGAGTTATAACGTCTTGTGATTGGCTGTTTACGCAGGTTCCTCCAGCCTGCTTTCCTAGGATTCTAGGCCACGAAGCAATTGGGTTAGTCTATACTATACCCATCCAAATTTTATCATGTTTTAAACCT
This genomic window contains:
- the LOC103827803 gene encoding F-box protein SKIP31 isoform X3, translated to MSLSDDEDECFARFLESEVEDEEKTKEPEPKRQRIDKDKAKAVEKDGDQKEDRSNRDRNVVKRIESGVFSKVPTELFRHIFKFLSSEVDLLSCSLVCKFLNFAASDESLWRRLYCIRWGLMPSTRMLRECAWKKLYIDRDEKDMIELVRSCPTDFKEYYIQMQAAKRSQAPLAAQMVDDQIVLDKTVLDKVSMWKKSKGLPDKAVVGHVCLGTKCDYHQIDDVFICQETGNVHVCDDNCKEVIFCRESGNMVCTISGLCSESLLVQDDSDADEEEAEQEAEVLTGRGRFGRAFEFGYNCESEQELDRSFGFC
- the LOC103827803 gene encoding F-box protein SKIP31 isoform X4 — protein: MSLSDDEDECFARFLESEVEDEEKTKEPEPKRQRIDKDKAKAVEKDGDQKEDRSNRDRNVVKRIESGVFSKVPTELFRHIFKFLSSEDLLSCSLVCKFLNFAASDESLWRRLYCIRWGLMPSTRMLRECAWKKLYIDRDEKDMIELVRSCPTDFKEYYIQMQAAKRSQAPLAAQMVDDQIVLDKTVLDKVSMWKKSKGLPDKAVVGHVCLGTKCDYHQIDDVFICQETGNVHVCDDNCKEVIFCRESGNMVCTISGLCSESLLVQDDSDADEEEAEQEAEVLTGRGRFGRAFEFGYNCESEQELDRSFGFC
- the LOC103827803 gene encoding F-box protein SKIP31 isoform X2, producing MSLSDDEDECFARFLESEVSSVEDEEKTKEPEPKRQRIDKDKAKAVEKDGDQKEDRSNRDRNVVKRIESGVFSKVPTELFRHIFKFLSSEDLLSCSLVCKFLNFAASDESLWRRLYCIRWGLMPSTRMLRECAWKKLYIDRDEKDMIELVRSCPTDFKEYYIQMQAAKRSQAPLAAQMVDDQIVLDKTVLDKVSMWKKSKGLPDKAVVGHVCLGTKCDYHQIDDVFICQETGNVHVCDDNCKEVIFCRESGNMVCTISGLCSESLLVQDDSDADEEEAEQEAEVLTGRGRFGRAFEFGYNCESEQELDRSFGFC
- the LOC103827803 gene encoding F-box protein SKIP31 isoform X1 yields the protein MSLSDDEDECFARFLESEVSSVEDEEKTKEPEPKRQRIDKDKAKAVEKDGDQKEDRSNRDRNVVKRIESGVFSKVPTELFRHIFKFLSSEVDLLSCSLVCKFLNFAASDESLWRRLYCIRWGLMPSTRMLRECAWKKLYIDRDEKDMIELVRSCPTDFKEYYIQMQAAKRSQAPLAAQMVDDQIVLDKTVLDKVSMWKKSKGLPDKAVVGHVCLGTKCDYHQIDDVFICQETGNVHVCDDNCKEVIFCRESGNMVCTISGLCSESLLVQDDSDADEEEAEQEAEVLTGRGRFGRAFEFGYNCESEQELDRSFGFC